A genomic stretch from Actinomadura rubteroloni includes:
- a CDS encoding EF-hand domain-containing protein, with translation MATSFQRDKVRLVFDAMDGDGDGALRATDFEALARRWAAIRVAGDEERLLDVMRGWWDTLAVHSRTADAVLVDDVLTVVDLLTTMPDAVTATADAMFEAVDENGDGLISPAEYRQMIEAWSGGPADAGTFALLDSDGDGAISRTEFAAHWYEFWAGDDPAAPGSRIFGRVPS, from the coding sequence ATGGCGACCTCTTTTCAGCGAGACAAAGTGCGGCTGGTCTTCGACGCCATGGACGGCGACGGCGACGGCGCCCTCCGCGCGACGGACTTCGAGGCCCTCGCCCGCCGGTGGGCGGCGATCCGGGTCGCGGGCGACGAGGAACGGCTCCTGGACGTCATGCGCGGCTGGTGGGACACCCTGGCCGTCCATTCCCGCACGGCCGACGCGGTCCTGGTGGACGACGTCCTGACCGTCGTGGACCTCCTCACGACCATGCCCGACGCGGTCACCGCGACCGCCGACGCGATGTTCGAGGCCGTGGACGAGAACGGCGACGGCCTCATCTCCCCGGCCGAGTACCGGCAGATGATCGAGGCGTGGAGCGGCGGCCCCGCCGACGCCGGAACCTTCGCCCTGCTGGACTCCGACGGCGACGGCGCGATCTCCCGCACCGAGTTCGCCGCCCACTGGTACGAGTTCTGGGCGGGCGACGACCCGGCCGCCCCGGGCAGCAGGATCTTCGGGCGCGTCCCGTCCTGA
- a CDS encoding TetR/AcrR family transcriptional regulator gives MATEPANPRYRSERSHQAILDAALKLCLEQGFARTSVDAIAREAGVGKQTIYRWWPSKAAVLVEAINRRSAPSVDFPDTGDVYADLRDQMVAVAKFFQTTQSSTYREVIGAAQSDPAAAQAILDTLVNPRVQGCRRRLERAQRQGQIRADAALDDIVELIYAPLYYRLLMGTRPTTPEQVDDILNLVFDGLRPRTPSPR, from the coding sequence ATGGCCACCGAACCGGCGAACCCGCGTTACCGGAGCGAGCGCTCCCACCAGGCGATCCTCGACGCCGCGCTGAAGCTCTGCCTGGAGCAGGGGTTCGCCAGAACCAGCGTCGACGCGATCGCCAGGGAAGCCGGGGTGGGCAAGCAGACGATCTACCGCTGGTGGCCGTCCAAGGCCGCGGTGCTGGTGGAGGCGATCAACCGGCGGAGCGCGCCGTCCGTCGACTTCCCCGACACCGGCGACGTCTACGCCGACCTGCGCGACCAGATGGTCGCCGTCGCGAAGTTCTTCCAGACGACGCAGTCCTCGACGTACCGGGAGGTCATCGGTGCCGCCCAGTCCGACCCGGCGGCGGCGCAGGCCATCCTGGACACGCTGGTCAATCCTCGCGTCCAGGGCTGCCGGCGCCGACTGGAACGGGCGCAGCGGCAGGGTCAGATCAGGGCCGACGCCGCGCTCGACGACATCGTCGAACTCATCTACGCCCCGCTCTACTACCGCCTGCTGATGGGGACCCGTCCGACCACGCCCGAGCAGGTCGACGACATCCTGAACCTGGTGTTCGACGGCCTCCGCCCGCGAACCCCGTCCCCGCGCTGA
- the htpG gene encoding molecular chaperone HtpG encodes MSSPVGGETFRFQAEAAQILDLMAHSLYSNKEIFLRELISNASDAIDRLRIERFSRPETVADEPEDAPGIRVAFDKDAGTITISDNGIGMSRQEVIDNIGTIARSGTGEFLRAMSGDQRADTALIGQFGVGFYAAFIVADRVVLTTRRAGLGPDAGVRWSSDGKGEYTLAAVERAERGTTIVLHLRDGEDDLLNEHRLRTIVQRYSDHISLPIAIGDDDAPVNRASALWARPRSELAESDYHEYYRHLTGDYADPLAYLHAKVEGRYEYTLLLFVPSQAPFDLWIPQATHGVKLHVQRVFILEDTGQLMPRHLRFVRGIIDSSDLPLNVSREILQGSRAVEHIRSSAVRKVLALLKDMAKDDPEKYAVFWKQFGAVLKEGVADDPAHREDLAELLRFTSTRSATQDADVSLADYVARMKDGQDKIYYLLAPNPSAAASSPHLEAFRAKDIEVLLLGDAVDNFVVTGLPPEYRGKRLQSVAQGAPDFGALEDATEKEAAEKAGSDYADLIGRLKEHLAGRAWDVRVTSRLTTSPACVVANEADTDFTLARRMRGTGLPNQPVLEINPRHPLVERLNRGQDDPRLADWANVLFDQAVLTAGARLEEPGAFVARLNDLLIALTGETPASN; translated from the coding sequence ATGAGTTCGCCAGTGGGCGGGGAGACGTTCAGGTTCCAGGCCGAGGCCGCCCAGATCCTCGACCTCATGGCGCATTCTCTCTACAGCAACAAGGAGATCTTTCTCCGCGAGCTGATCTCGAACGCGTCGGACGCGATCGACCGGCTGCGCATCGAGCGGTTCTCGCGGCCCGAGACGGTCGCGGACGAGCCGGAGGACGCGCCGGGCATCCGCGTCGCCTTCGACAAGGACGCGGGCACGATCACGATCTCCGACAACGGCATCGGCATGAGCCGCCAGGAGGTCATCGACAACATCGGCACGATCGCGCGGTCGGGCACCGGCGAGTTCCTGCGGGCGATGTCGGGCGACCAGCGGGCCGACACGGCGCTGATCGGGCAGTTCGGCGTCGGTTTCTACGCCGCGTTCATCGTCGCCGACCGGGTCGTGCTGACCACGCGGCGCGCCGGGCTCGGGCCGGACGCGGGCGTGCGCTGGTCGTCCGACGGCAAGGGCGAGTACACGCTGGCGGCCGTCGAGCGCGCCGAGCGGGGCACCACGATCGTCCTCCACCTGCGCGACGGCGAGGACGACCTGCTCAACGAGCACCGGCTCCGCACGATCGTCCAGCGCTACTCCGACCACATCAGCCTGCCCATCGCGATCGGCGACGACGACGCGCCGGTGAACCGGGCGTCGGCCCTGTGGGCGCGTCCCCGCAGCGAGCTGGCCGAGAGCGACTACCACGAGTACTACCGGCACCTCACCGGCGACTATGCCGATCCGCTCGCGTATCTGCACGCGAAGGTGGAGGGACGGTACGAGTACACGCTGCTGCTGTTCGTCCCGTCCCAGGCGCCGTTCGACCTGTGGATCCCGCAGGCCACGCACGGCGTGAAACTGCACGTCCAGCGGGTGTTCATCCTGGAGGACACCGGGCAGCTCATGCCGCGCCACCTGCGGTTCGTGCGCGGGATCATCGATTCGAGCGACCTGCCGCTGAACGTGTCCCGGGAGATCCTCCAGGGGAGCCGGGCGGTCGAGCACATCCGGTCCAGCGCCGTCCGGAAGGTGCTGGCGCTGCTCAAGGACATGGCGAAGGACGACCCCGAGAAGTACGCCGTGTTCTGGAAGCAGTTCGGGGCCGTCCTCAAGGAGGGCGTCGCCGACGACCCCGCCCACCGCGAGGACCTCGCCGAACTGCTGCGCTTCACGTCCACCCGGTCCGCGACGCAGGACGCCGACGTCTCGCTCGCCGACTACGTCGCCCGGATGAAGGACGGGCAGGACAAGATCTACTACCTGCTCGCGCCGAACCCGTCCGCCGCCGCGAGCAGCCCGCACCTGGAGGCGTTCCGCGCCAAGGACATCGAGGTGCTGCTGCTCGGCGACGCGGTGGACAACTTCGTGGTGACCGGCCTCCCGCCCGAGTACCGGGGCAAGCGGCTCCAGTCCGTCGCGCAGGGCGCTCCCGACTTCGGCGCGCTGGAGGACGCGACGGAGAAGGAGGCCGCCGAGAAGGCGGGTTCGGACTACGCCGACCTCATCGGCAGGCTCAAGGAGCACCTCGCGGGACGGGCCTGGGACGTGCGCGTCACCAGCCGCCTCACGACGTCGCCCGCCTGCGTCGTCGCCAACGAGGCCGACACCGACTTCACGCTGGCGCGCCGGATGCGCGGGACCGGGCTCCCGAACCAGCCGGTCCTGGAGATCAACCCCCGGCATCCGCTGGTCGAGCGCCTCAACCGCGGCCAGGACGATCCGCGCCTCGCCGACTGGGCGAACGTCCTGTTCGACCAGGCCGTCCTGACCGCCGGGGCGCGTCTGGAGGAGCCGGGCGCGTTCGTGGCCCGCCTGAACGACCTGCTGATCGCCCTGACCGGCGAGACCCCCGCGTCCAACTGA
- a CDS encoding SDR family oxidoreductase translates to MKIVVIGGTGLIGSKLVTSLGERGHEAVPASPNTGVNALTGAGLDEALAGASVVVDVSNSPSFEDAAVLNFFETSTRNLLAAEEAAGVGHHVALSIVGTRRRHDIGYFRAKVAQEKLIEDAPIPFSIVHATQFFEFARQIADGATDGGTVRMPPVLFQPIAGDEVAGTVADVAVGAPLNGSIEIAGPQSFRMDEFFRDALTAWHDPREVVTDPHAHYFGAELDERTLVPDDDGARLGTLKYADWLAGTDAV, encoded by the coding sequence ATGAAGATCGTGGTCATCGGGGGCACCGGCCTGATCGGGTCCAAGCTCGTCACGAGTCTCGGCGAACGCGGTCACGAGGCCGTCCCCGCCTCCCCGAACACCGGCGTCAACGCGCTCACCGGCGCGGGCCTGGACGAGGCGCTGGCCGGTGCCTCGGTGGTGGTGGACGTGTCCAACTCACCGTCCTTCGAGGACGCCGCGGTGCTGAACTTCTTCGAGACGTCCACCCGCAACCTGCTGGCGGCCGAGGAGGCGGCCGGAGTGGGCCACCACGTCGCGCTGTCGATCGTCGGCACGCGGCGGCGGCACGACATCGGCTACTTCCGGGCGAAGGTCGCGCAGGAGAAGCTGATCGAGGACGCGCCGATCCCGTTCTCGATCGTCCACGCGACCCAGTTCTTCGAGTTCGCGCGGCAGATCGCCGACGGCGCGACGGACGGCGGCACCGTCCGCATGCCGCCGGTCCTCTTCCAGCCGATCGCGGGCGACGAGGTCGCCGGGACGGTCGCCGACGTCGCGGTGGGCGCGCCGCTGAACGGCTCGATCGAGATCGCCGGCCCGCAGAGCTTCCGGATGGACGAGTTCTTCCGCGACGCCCTGACGGCCTGGCACGACCCGCGCGAGGTCGTCACCGACCCGCACGCGCACTACTTCGGGGCCGAACTGGACGAGCGGACGCTCGTCCCGGACGACGACGGCGCGCGGCTCGGCACGCTCAAGTACGCCGACTGGCTGGCCGGAACGGACGCCGTGTAG
- a CDS encoding RNA polymerase sigma-70 factor encodes MADDLDAAAAVFADVRPRLFGIAYRMLGSAAEAEDVVQDAWLRWQTYDRAAVADPVAFLATATTRLAINVLQSARVRREAYTGPWLPEPVATGDDPHLGAERGEALGFAVLILLERLSPTERAAYVLREAFDYPYPRIAEIVRTSEAAARQLVSRARKHVRSERRAPATVAEQRRLLTAFVTAARAGDLAALEKILATDAVSYSDGGGAVRASRFPVVGAARVAKYVRAFADRFWTGVAVEWATVNGQAAALLRRDGELFTVLTVNASGDRVDQVLWMMNPAKLTAASR; translated from the coding sequence GTGGCGGACGATCTCGACGCCGCCGCGGCCGTCTTCGCCGACGTCCGGCCGCGCCTGTTCGGCATCGCCTACCGGATGCTGGGCAGCGCCGCCGAAGCCGAGGACGTGGTCCAGGACGCGTGGCTGCGCTGGCAGACCTACGACCGCGCCGCCGTGGCCGACCCGGTTGCGTTCCTGGCGACGGCGACGACCCGGCTCGCGATCAACGTCCTGCAGTCCGCGCGCGTGCGCCGTGAGGCCTACACCGGCCCGTGGCTGCCCGAACCGGTGGCCACGGGCGATGATCCGCATCTCGGCGCCGAACGCGGCGAGGCCCTGGGTTTCGCCGTCCTGATCCTGCTGGAGCGGCTGTCGCCGACCGAACGCGCGGCCTACGTCCTGCGGGAGGCGTTCGACTACCCCTATCCGCGCATCGCCGAGATCGTCCGGACGAGCGAGGCGGCGGCGCGGCAGCTCGTCAGCAGGGCACGCAAGCATGTGCGGTCCGAGCGCCGCGCGCCCGCGACCGTGGCCGAACAGCGTCGGCTGCTGACCGCGTTCGTGACCGCCGCCCGCGCCGGAGACCTCGCGGCCCTGGAGAAGATCCTCGCCACGGATGCCGTCAGCTACTCCGACGGCGGCGGCGCCGTCCGGGCGTCCCGGTTCCCCGTGGTGGGCGCGGCCCGCGTCGCCAAGTACGTCCGGGCGTTCGCGGACCGGTTCTGGACGGGCGTCGCCGTCGAATGGGCCACCGTCAACGGCCAGGCCGCCGCGCTGCTCCGCCGCGACGGCGAGCTGTTCACCGTCCTGACCGTCAACGCGTCCGGCGACCGCGTCGACCAGGTCCTGTGGATGATGAACCCAGCCAAGCTCACCGCGGCGTCCCGATAA
- a CDS encoding ADP-ribosylglycohydrolase family protein encodes MTSDLMRASLLGLSVGDALGSQFFVPPNRSYFVSGDPAAAARDAALSAEVTHPHPEAVAGAVAVAVAAALRAAGPSAPGPFLDEILRHVASGRVRTGIVAARRLLPLSDASAVARVLGNGRLVAAHDTVPFTLWVAARHGGDYRTAFWATAAAGGDVDTTCAIVGGILGTPPPDWAAGTEPLPSWLPAPY; translated from the coding sequence ATGACGTCCGACCTGATGCGCGCGTCCCTGCTCGGCCTCTCCGTCGGGGACGCGCTGGGATCCCAGTTCTTCGTTCCGCCCAACCGTTCCTACTTCGTCTCCGGCGACCCGGCCGCGGCGGCTCGCGACGCGGCGCTCTCGGCGGAGGTCACGCACCCGCACCCCGAGGCGGTCGCGGGGGCGGTGGCCGTCGCCGTCGCCGCCGCGCTGCGCGCCGCCGGACCGTCCGCGCCGGGGCCGTTCCTGGACGAGATCCTGCGGCACGTCGCGTCCGGACGCGTCCGGACGGGGATCGTCGCGGCGCGTCGGCTGCTGCCGCTGTCGGACGCGTCCGCGGTCGCCCGGGTGCTCGGCAACGGACGGCTCGTCGCGGCGCACGACACCGTCCCGTTCACGCTGTGGGTCGCCGCCCGGCACGGCGGCGACTACCGGACGGCGTTCTGGGCCACCGCGGCGGCGGGCGGCGACGTGGACACGACCTGCGCGATCGTCGGCGGCATCCTCGGGACGCCCCCGCCGGACTGGGCCGCGGGCACCGAGCCCCTGCCGTCCTGGCTCCCCGCGCCTTACTGA
- the hemC gene encoding hydroxymethylbilane synthase, whose product MPRSTSATLCRPGSFGWGGRTSHLARAYAQRAIDALAAVAPGLEIEYVPIETSADRHKGDLSDLGGKGLFMKEIDKALATGQIDAAVHAMKDVPGDVPLPKGLVFAAYLRREDVRDAVVFPEGSKHTSIAELPPGARIGTSAVRRKAQLLRRRPDLNIQRYRGNVVPRITRLDEEREMDALVLARGGLVELGMDHRISQVLTTDEMCPAIGAGVVGVQCRKGDEGIVELLQMIDHAETRTHILAERTMLHALQGHCNSPIAGHCHTTEDGQLSLIGMVFSRDGDTFAYAHEWDTTDHASELGAFVAASLTRKNARSIIAGTRLH is encoded by the coding sequence TTGCCCCGGAGTACTTCCGCGACGCTGTGCCGTCCGGGGTCCTTCGGGTGGGGGGGCCGCACGAGTCACCTCGCCCGTGCGTACGCCCAACGGGCCATCGACGCGCTCGCGGCCGTCGCGCCGGGTCTGGAGATCGAGTACGTGCCGATCGAGACGAGCGCGGACCGCCACAAGGGCGACCTGTCGGACCTGGGCGGCAAGGGCCTGTTCATGAAGGAGATCGACAAGGCCCTGGCGACCGGTCAGATCGACGCGGCCGTCCACGCCATGAAGGACGTGCCCGGAGACGTCCCGCTGCCCAAGGGCCTGGTCTTCGCCGCCTACCTGCGCCGCGAGGACGTCCGCGACGCCGTGGTCTTCCCCGAGGGCTCCAAGCACACCAGCATCGCCGAGCTGCCGCCCGGCGCGCGGATCGGGACCTCGGCGGTGCGCCGCAAGGCCCAGCTCCTGCGGCGGCGACCCGACCTCAATATCCAGCGCTACCGGGGCAACGTCGTTCCGCGGATCACCCGCCTGGACGAGGAACGCGAGATGGACGCCCTGGTGCTCGCCCGTGGCGGCCTGGTCGAACTCGGCATGGACCACCGCATCTCCCAAGTCCTGACGACGGACGAGATGTGCCCCGCCATCGGAGCCGGAGTCGTCGGCGTCCAGTGCCGCAAGGGTGACGAAGGCATCGTCGAACTGCTCCAGATGATCGACCATGCCGAGACGCGGACCCACATCCTCGCCGAGCGCACGATGCTGCACGCCCTCCAAGGGCACTGCAACAGTCCGATCGCGGGCCACTGCCACACCACCGAGGACGGTCAGCTCAGCCTGATCGGCATGGTCTTCAGCCGCGACGGCGACACGTTCGCCTACGCCCACGAGTGGGACACCACCGACCACGCCTCCGAGCTGGGCGCGTTCGTCGCCGCGTCCCTGACCCGCAAGAACGCCCGCAGCATCATCGCCGGCACCCGCCTGCACTGA
- a CDS encoding helix-turn-helix transcriptional regulator, whose translation MLYGRDEEQRRIAALLAGAREGRSGALVLRGEAGIGKTALLDAVVEPGLRVLRATGVEAEAELAFAGLSQLLWPVRDRLDALPEPHAAALHGALGTVPAERPDRFAAGLALLTLLADLAETEPVLCLVDDAHWLDAATAESLQFAARRLTAERVVLLVAVRDDCAPGACRVPCFPFAGLPELVVDRLAPADADRLLAARGLPAARRTDVIRQSAGNPLALVEFGAPGSAFPGGPAPLPVADRVLAGYQARIARLPEQSRWMLLLAAAEGRGHLSSLLTAAAESGASLADLAPAERDWLVAVTGSTLFFRHPLIRAAAYQSAPADRRVAAHRVLAATAENPDCRVRHRASAAIAPDEEVAAELSAGAERARSRGGHGTAAALYRRAAELSPDAADRVRRIATAAELHLLSGHPGEAEELALGAEGLTDDPVETTRLVRVRAAVEFERGDTRTAARMLVDRAAHTPSGEVVPLLRTAALYGWTSGTASAVCAADARLRAAGLDDRFVRGLARMIEGAYADGVPPLAAHVADALAASPASPDRPDAVQAALAIGADDAVAVLTAEEIAHHRRRGLLGALPALLHAQARVQLERGLHGDAAASVEEAAALARDTGLTRRAGRLAAAHARLAAIEGDEARVRAAEDAVPGGAFAQAALALLDLGSGRPDETVRRLAPLVAGPRRHAAGMMSSIADLAEAAVRLGRPDEARPAAVRLRAWADATGQPWALALALRCAALLDDAEDPYLRALDEHTRADRPFEAARTELLYGEWLRRHRRRADARRPLRSALETFERLRAAPWAERARGELRATGEAVTLAPDADALDRLTPQERQVVRLAAAGTSSREIAAQLFLSPRTVEYHLYKAYPKLGVSSRRELAGLELVP comes from the coding sequence GTGCTGTACGGCCGGGACGAAGAACAACGACGGATCGCCGCGCTCCTCGCGGGCGCCCGCGAGGGCCGCAGCGGCGCGCTGGTGCTGCGCGGCGAGGCGGGCATCGGGAAGACGGCGCTGCTGGACGCCGTCGTCGAACCGGGGCTGCGGGTCCTGCGCGCGACGGGCGTCGAGGCCGAGGCCGAACTCGCGTTCGCCGGGCTGAGCCAGTTGCTGTGGCCCGTCCGGGACCGGCTGGACGCGCTGCCCGAGCCGCACGCCGCCGCGCTGCACGGCGCGCTCGGCACCGTCCCGGCCGAGCGGCCCGACCGGTTCGCCGCCGGGCTCGCGCTGCTGACGCTGCTCGCCGACCTCGCCGAGACCGAGCCCGTCCTGTGCCTCGTGGACGACGCGCACTGGCTGGACGCCGCGACCGCCGAGTCCCTCCAGTTCGCGGCGCGGCGCCTCACCGCCGAACGGGTCGTCCTGCTGGTCGCCGTCCGGGACGACTGCGCGCCCGGCGCGTGCCGCGTCCCCTGCTTCCCCTTCGCCGGGCTGCCGGAGCTGGTCGTCGACCGGCTGGCGCCCGCGGACGCCGACCGGCTGCTCGCCGCGCGCGGGCTGCCCGCCGCGCGCCGCACGGACGTCATCCGGCAGTCGGCGGGCAACCCGCTCGCCCTGGTCGAGTTCGGCGCCCCGGGGTCGGCGTTCCCCGGCGGCCCCGCGCCGCTGCCCGTCGCCGACCGGGTCCTCGCCGGCTACCAGGCGCGGATCGCGCGCCTGCCCGAACAGAGCCGCTGGATGCTGCTGCTCGCGGCGGCCGAGGGACGCGGGCACCTGTCGTCCCTGCTCACCGCCGCGGCCGAGTCCGGCGCGTCCCTCGCCGACCTCGCGCCCGCCGAACGCGACTGGCTCGTCGCCGTCACGGGCTCGACGCTGTTCTTCCGGCACCCGCTGATCCGCGCCGCCGCCTACCAGAGCGCGCCCGCCGACCGGCGCGTCGCCGCGCACCGCGTCCTCGCCGCGACCGCCGAGAACCCCGACTGCCGCGTGCGGCACCGCGCGTCGGCCGCGATCGCGCCCGACGAGGAGGTGGCCGCCGAGCTGTCCGCCGGCGCCGAGCGGGCGCGGTCGCGCGGCGGGCACGGCACCGCCGCCGCGCTGTACCGCAGGGCCGCCGAGCTGAGCCCGGACGCGGCGGACCGCGTGCGCCGGATCGCGACGGCCGCCGAACTGCACCTGCTGTCCGGGCATCCCGGGGAGGCCGAGGAACTCGCGCTCGGCGCCGAGGGCCTCACCGACGACCCGGTGGAGACCACCCGGCTCGTCCGGGTCCGGGCGGCCGTGGAGTTCGAGCGCGGCGACACCCGGACGGCGGCGCGGATGCTCGTCGACCGGGCCGCGCACACGCCGTCCGGCGAGGTCGTCCCGCTGCTGCGGACCGCCGCGCTCTACGGGTGGACGTCCGGGACGGCGTCCGCCGTGTGCGCCGCCGACGCGCGACTGCGCGCCGCCGGGCTCGACGACCGCTTCGTGCGCGGGCTCGCGCGGATGATCGAGGGCGCGTACGCCGACGGCGTCCCGCCGCTCGCCGCGCACGTCGCCGACGCCCTCGCCGCGTCGCCCGCGTCCCCGGACCGGCCCGACGCCGTCCAGGCGGCCCTCGCGATCGGCGCGGACGACGCCGTGGCCGTCCTCACCGCCGAGGAGATCGCCCACCACCGGCGGCGCGGGCTCCTCGGCGCGCTGCCCGCGCTGCTGCACGCCCAGGCCCGCGTCCAGCTCGAACGCGGCCTGCACGGCGACGCCGCCGCGTCGGTCGAGGAGGCCGCCGCGCTCGCCCGCGACACCGGCCTGACGCGCCGCGCCGGACGGCTCGCGGCGGCGCACGCCCGGCTCGCCGCGATCGAGGGCGACGAGGCCCGCGTCCGCGCGGCGGAGGACGCGGTGCCCGGCGGGGCGTTCGCGCAGGCGGCGCTGGCGCTGCTCGACCTCGGGTCCGGCCGTCCCGACGAGACCGTGCGGCGGCTGGCGCCGCTGGTCGCCGGGCCGCGCCGCCACGCCGCCGGGATGATGTCCTCGATCGCCGACCTGGCCGAGGCGGCGGTGCGGCTGGGCCGGCCGGACGAGGCGCGTCCCGCCGCCGTCCGGCTCCGCGCCTGGGCCGACGCGACCGGGCAGCCGTGGGCGCTCGCGCTCGCGCTGCGCTGCGCGGCCCTGCTGGACGACGCCGAGGACCCTTACCTTCGCGCGCTGGACGAGCACACGCGCGCGGACCGTCCGTTCGAGGCGGCCCGCACCGAGCTGCTGTACGGCGAGTGGTTGCGGCGGCACCGGCGCCGCGCCGACGCCCGCCGTCCGCTGCGCTCCGCGCTGGAGACGTTCGAGCGGCTGCGCGCCGCGCCGTGGGCCGAGCGGGCGCGCGGCGAGCTGCGCGCGACCGGCGAGGCCGTCACGCTCGCGCCCGACGCCGACGCCCTCGACCGCCTCACGCCGCAGGAACGGCAGGTCGTGCGGCTCGCGGCGGCGGGGACGAGCAGCCGGGAGATCGCCGCGCAGCTCTTCCTCAGCCCCCGGACCGTCGAGTACCACCTCTACAAGGCGTACCCAAAACTCGGGGTGTCGTCGCGGCGCGAGCTGGCGGGGCTCGAACTCGTGCCCTGA
- a CDS encoding carotenoid oxygenase family protein — MSQQMSRRNALAAGLSVGTVLGAGAIGALPAKAAQLAPRRKRDSGNPFLEGEFAPVPFEVTAFDLAVTGTIPQDLTGRLLRNGPNVLGLEDPLAHHWLVGDGMVHGVQLRDGRAEWYRSRWVRAKGTAEKLGEPVRGVPAETDFPSNINVIGFRGKTLALQEGTARPQELTDELYTVGPCDFNGTWAGTMSAHAKLDPGTGELHSVSYDESTDYVQYVVVGAAGEVRSARKIPMGGTILMHDFALTEKYVVLYDQPIMFDLDAMKHGQKIPWVWDTERSNRVGYFPRAGGAVTWITVPPSYISHTLNAYDDGGDIVVDYVEFPAPFSADRLSTSAPPALVRWTIDRARRSVRRTQLDDRPQEFPRVPDAQVSRRHRYGYTAATADFLKSYGHGSTPDSAFSNGLVKHDLATGRSQFHRFPKHASASEAVFVPRSGARAEDDGYVLSYVHNPERNASDLVILAAQDFTGEPIARIHLPSRIPLGLHGSWIAGT; from the coding sequence ATGTCCCAGCAGATGTCCCGCCGCAACGCGCTGGCCGCCGGCCTTTCCGTCGGCACGGTGCTCGGAGCCGGCGCGATCGGCGCGCTACCGGCCAAGGCGGCCCAGCTAGCCCCGCGCAGAAAACGCGACAGCGGAAACCCGTTCCTCGAAGGCGAATTCGCGCCGGTCCCGTTCGAGGTGACCGCGTTCGACCTGGCGGTCACCGGCACGATCCCTCAGGACCTGACCGGCCGCCTGTTGCGCAACGGCCCCAACGTGCTCGGACTGGAGGACCCGCTCGCCCACCACTGGCTGGTCGGCGACGGGATGGTCCACGGCGTCCAGCTCCGCGACGGCAGGGCCGAGTGGTACCGCAGCCGCTGGGTCCGCGCGAAGGGCACCGCCGAAAAGCTCGGCGAGCCGGTACGCGGAGTGCCCGCCGAAACCGACTTCCCCTCGAACATCAACGTCATCGGATTCCGCGGCAAGACCCTCGCGCTACAAGAGGGAACCGCCCGTCCGCAGGAACTCACCGACGAGCTTTACACGGTCGGACCGTGCGACTTCAACGGCACATGGGCCGGAACCATGTCGGCCCACGCCAAGCTCGATCCCGGCACCGGCGAACTGCACTCGGTGAGCTACGACGAGAGCACCGACTACGTCCAGTACGTCGTGGTCGGCGCGGCCGGTGAAGTGCGGTCGGCCCGCAAGATTCCCATGGGCGGGACGATTCTCATGCACGACTTCGCGCTCACCGAGAAATACGTCGTCCTCTACGACCAACCGATCATGTTCGACCTGGACGCCATGAAGCACGGACAGAAAATCCCCTGGGTCTGGGACACCGAGCGCTCCAACCGGGTCGGATACTTCCCGCGCGCCGGGGGAGCGGTCACCTGGATCACCGTGCCCCCCTCCTATATTTCGCACACGCTCAACGCCTACGACGACGGCGGCGACATCGTGGTCGACTATGTGGAGTTCCCCGCGCCGTTCAGCGCCGACCGCCTGTCGACCAGCGCGCCGCCCGCGCTGGTGCGCTGGACGATCGACCGGGCCCGCCGCAGCGTCCGCCGGACTCAGCTCGACGACCGTCCGCAGGAGTTCCCCCGGGTCCCGGACGCGCAGGTCAGCCGCAGGCACCGGTACGGCTACACCGCCGCGACCGCCGACTTCCTGAAGTCCTACGGGCACGGCTCGACTCCCGACTCGGCGTTCAGCAACGGCCTGGTCAAGCACGACCTGGCCACCGGGCGGTCGCAGTTCCACCGGTTCCCGAAGCACGCGAGCGCGAGCGAGGCGGTCTTCGTCCCGCGTTCCGGCGCCCGCGCCGAGGACGACGGCTATGTCCTGTCCTATGTCCACAACCCCGAACGGAACGCCTCGGACCTGGTGATCCTGGCGGCGCAGGACTTCACCGGCGAGCCGATCGCCCGGATCCACCTGCCGAGCCGGATCCCACTCGGATTGCACGGAAGCTGGATCGCCGGCACCTGA